Genomic window (Synechococcus sp. LA31):
CTCGAGCACCGCATCGCGCCGCGCGGCGATGGCGCGCTCCAGGCGCTCCAGCTGCTCGAGGCGCCAACGGCGCGGGCGGCTTTCCCCAGCGCTGATGGGCTGCCGCATGGCGGCAATCGAGGTGGAGAGCTGCTGTGAAACCGGGCTCAGCCCAACCATTCCAGATTTTGGTGCTGCTGTAGATGCTGGCGGTAGTGGCGGCGGATCGTGGTGATCAGCTCCTGCAGCACGGGCTGCTCCTGCAGATCGGTGCGCAGAGCGATCACATCCACACCGCCTGGATGGCGCAGCAGGGGCAGCTCTATCCAGGCGGTCGCGGAGTTGGCTGGTGACGGTTCCGCTTTGGTGAGGACCACCAGATCGAGCACGCGCTCACGAATCAGGCTCTCCAGCCGTTGCGGATCTCCGCAGCACTGCACCACGGTCGGTTGATGGGTCGCCATCACTTGGCCGGCGTGGCCGCAGGCCAGCCAGCGCGGCTCGGCTGGATCGTTCTGCAGGCGTAACCATTGCGATGACAGGCGCAGCCCCTCGAGCAGTGCCTGATTGGAGCCGGCGCGATAGCGGCCGTCGGTGTGTTTGCGGAATTCCAGTCCAAGCCGGCGGCTGACTTGCCTATAGATGCGCGAAATCGAGCTCTGGTCGCGCTGAGTGATCTGCGCCACGGTGCTCGTGCTGGGGGTGATCTCCAGCAGATCGAGCACAGGCAAGCCGTCAAACAGGATGTCGGCCATGACCAGCACGCGGGCTTATGCCGAATGTGCATGGGCTGGGTGCTCGAGCTCAATCCCCAGTGGTGGGTAGGGCGTGAAACCACAGCTGCAGCAAGGCTCCGCCCCGCTCGCTTACGCCGCACTCCAGTCGGCCTTGATGGTTCTCCATCGTGGTGCGCACAACGAATAAGCCAAGGCCGCTGCCCGTGGCTTTGGTGGTTTGCAGGGGGGTGTCGTCGAGAGCTTGGGGAGGCAGTCCTGGGCCGTTATCGGCCACGGCGAGGCACCACTGCTCGTCGCTGTTGGCCAGGCTGATGGCGATCCAGGGATCGTTCACGTTGCTCTCGGCCAGGGCTTCGGCGGCGTTGCGCAGCAGATTCACGATGGCGATCTGGATTTGCACCGGATCGCCTTCGATCCAGGCTGGTGTTGGGTTGCGCTCGAGCTCGGTGCTGTCCACCTCTAGGCGCGTGAGCGGCCCGCCCGAGCGGGCATAGAGCAGTGCGCTCTGGGCAACCTCGCGCAGATCGAGGCGCTGGTGTTCGGTTTGCACATTGCGCAGCAGCGCGCGCATCTTCTCGATCGTGAGCACCACGCGATCAGCTTCCTGGCGGATGCTCTGCAGTTGCTGCTGCCACGTTGACGGCAGCTCTGGTGCATTCGCTTTGCGGCTGCGCTCGAGCAAGAGCTGGCTGTTGAGCAGGAGCACGCTCAGGGGTTGATTGATCTCATGGGCCACTGCTGCGGCCTGCAGGCTGCTGCGCAATTTGTCTTTGAGCAGCGCGAGTGTTTGGGCGTCGCGGAAGCGTTCGCGCTCCTGGGCTTCTCGCAGGTTGCGGGTCAGCGTGTTGTAGCGCTCCACCAGCTCGGCGATGGCGCCATCGAGGGCCATCAGTTCTTCGCCTGCGTTGTGGCTTAGTCCGCTGCTGAAGAGGAGATCACCGCTGGCGTTGCCATCGGGGCCTGCCAGTGCGGCACCCAGCTGGCGGGAAGCTGTTTCAAGTTGGCCGAGCGGATCGAGCAGGCCACGGATCTGCCGGTTGATCAGCACCACTGAACCAGCCAGGGCTAAGGCGGCCGCGATCAGGGCCAGCTGGCTGCTGCGCTCGGCGGCGCTGTTGCTTGGATCGGCGGCCAGGGCCGTGAGCAGGATCCAGTTGAGACCTTCTTCTTCTCCCCAGGGGCTGGCTTGGAGGGTGTACGTCTGCCCTTCAACGTTCAGTCGTACGGGGCGAGCCCTTCCGCGGCGATTGCTGGTCTGCAGTTGCAAGGCGCCCTTGGCAGACCGGCTGAAGAACGACCGCTGCAGCGCTTGGGTTAGCGGATTGCTGAGGGTCTGCAGGTTGGAGCGCAGCACGCTGTCGTTGCGGCGCGTGAGGGTGAGCTCAGGGCGGGACGAGGCCACGAGATCGCCGTTGGGCTCCACGATCACGGCTAAGCCTTGGCGTTGCTTCCACACCCCCTTCAGCCAGGTGCTCATGTTGCTGAGCACCATGTCCACCCCCACCACGCCCTGCAGGCTGCGGTTCGCTGCGTAGAGGGGCGCGTTGTAGGAGATCGAGAACACCTCAGGCTGGTCTTCCCAGGCATAGA
Coding sequences:
- a CDS encoding ATP-binding protein; its protein translation is MRSVPRIQLPKRLANRLALVSTLQLLLVTGGFSLLSYSLGRRSGLEISEVYRQNASVVDLSIRLSKKLSYPIWINNLNLNWLRSDPSRERDVSAISERFWHQMQVFPVDYINIGNADGSFVGMERTAEGELLLNEDTPRSGRGSMAIYAMTTTGQRGALLERIPGMTASHEEAWYADTVKAGNASWSSIYAWEDQPEVFSISYNAPLYAANRSLQGVVGVDMVLSNMSTWLKGVWKQRQGLAVIVEPNGDLVASSRPELTLTRRNDSVLRSNLQTLSNPLTQALQRSFFSRSAKGALQLQTSNRRGRARPVRLNVEGQTYTLQASPWGEEEGLNWILLTALAADPSNSAAERSSQLALIAAALALAGSVVLINRQIRGLLDPLGQLETASRQLGAALAGPDGNASGDLLFSSGLSHNAGEELMALDGAIAELVERYNTLTRNLREAQERERFRDAQTLALLKDKLRSSLQAAAVAHEINQPLSVLLLNSQLLLERSRKANAPELPSTWQQQLQSIRQEADRVVLTIEKMRALLRNVQTEHQRLDLREVAQSALLYARSGGPLTRLEVDSTELERNPTPAWIEGDPVQIQIAIVNLLRNAAEALAESNVNDPWIAISLANSDEQWCLAVADNGPGLPPQALDDTPLQTTKATGSGLGLFVVRTTMENHQGRLECGVSERGGALLQLWFHALPTTGD